The Mustela erminea isolate mMusErm1 chromosome 18, mMusErm1.Pri, whole genome shotgun sequence genome has a window encoding:
- the KIF2B gene encoding kinesin-like protein KIF2B, protein MGLTKAGANYKHLSALGASGWLGLRSCCSNPKGPRKRAPTPPSFTMASQLCLPAAPRLASLKPLKPPLGDVQVGICVAIQRSDGRIHLAVVTEIKRENSWVTVEWIEKGVKKGKKVDLETIFLLNPALASAEHPTASSLLPLSLGPSSAIGDQCSGARWIAAIPQKNETPSGDSLALRVPSNPCLMKRKKSPCLREIEKLQKQREKRRRLQLEIRAQRALNVNTGNPNYEIMRMIEEYRRHLDCSKVSSLEPREDHRICVCVRKRPLNQRETTMKDLDIITIPSDNVVMVHESKQKVDLTRYLENQTFCFDHAFDDTASNELVYQFTAQPLVESIFRKGMATCFAYGQTGSGKTHTMGGAFSGRDQDCSKGIYALVAQDVFLLLRTTAYEKLDLKVYGTFFEIYGGKVYDLLNWKKKLQVLEDGNQQIQVVGLQEQEVCSVEDVLNLVELGNSCRTSGQTSVNAHSSRSHAVFQIILKSGGNLHGKFSLVDLAGNERGADTAKANRKRQLEGAEINKSLLALKECIRALGQNKSHTPFRASKLTQVLRDSFIGQNSSTCMIATISPGMASCENTLNTLRYANRVKELTLDFRPHHRCLYPVGPEVPRMLENHITDSKTSLQGDGFIKISGDIQSEKEKQVKDIETLPTPLAEDTRTSWKGSSQGPGKNIQETAGGVNCDVDFCIAQLLSILDQKIGILTEIQKKLKLLRADLQKKTKYGGASGKRTDLK, encoded by the coding sequence ATGGGACTCACAAAGGCAGGTGCAAACTACAAGCACCTCAGTGCCCTCGGCGCTTCAGGCTGGCTTGGGCTCCGGTCCTGCTGCTCCAACCCCAAGGGCCCCCGAAAACGAGCCCCGACACCTCCATCCTTCACCATGGCCAGCCAGTTATGCCTCCCTGCCGCCCCTCGCCTTGCATCCTTGAAACCCTTGAAGCCGCCCTTGGGAGATGTCCAAGTGGGCATCTGCGTGGCGATCCAACGCAGCGACGGGCGGATCCATCTTGCTGTGGTCACAGAGATCAAAAGAGAAAACTCTTGGGTCACAGTGGAGTGGATTGAGAAAGGAGTCAAAAAGGGTAAGAAGGTTGATCTAGAGACCATATTCCTGCTGAATCCCGCGCTGGCCTCGGCTGAACACCCCACAGCGTCCTCCCTGCTGCCCTTGTCTCTGGGGCCCTCCTCGGCCATCGGGGACCAGTGCAGCGGCGCGCGGTGGATTGCTGCAATCCCGCAGAAAAACGAAACGCCCTCGGGGGACAGCCTGGCTCTGAGAGTCCCCAGCAATCCTTGCCTGATGAAGCGCAAAAAGTCTCCCTGCCTACGGGAAATTGAGAAATTGCAAAAGCAGCGGGAGAAGCGCAGGCGGCTGCAACTGGAGATCCGAGCCCAGCGCGCCCTCAATGTCAACACGGGAAACCCCAACTACGAGATCATGCGCATGATCGAAGAGTACCGCAGGCACCTGGACTGCAGCAAGGTGTCCAGCCTGGAGCCCCGGGAAGACCATCGGATCTGCGTCTGCGTAAGGAAGCGTCCTCTCAACCAGCGAGAGACCACCATGAAGGACCTGGACATCATCACCATCCCCTCAGACAACGTGGTCATGGTACATGAGTCCAAGCAAAAGGTAGACCTCACTCGCTACCTGGAGAACCAGACCTTCTGCTTCGACCATGCCTTCGATGACACGGCCTCCAATGAGTTAGTGTACCAGTTCACTGCCCAGCCGCTGGTGGAATCCATCTTCCGCAAGGGCATGGCCACCTGCTTTGCCTACGGGCAGACAGGCAGTGGGAAAACGCACACCATGGGCGGAGCCTTTTCGGGAAGGGACCAAGATTGTTCTAAAGGCATTTATGCCCTGGTGGCGCAGGATGTCTTCCTCCTGCTCAGAACCACAGCTTACGAGAAGCTGGACCTCAAAGTCTATGggacattttttgaaatttacGGGGGCAAGGTATATGACTTGTTGAACTGGAAGAAGAAGCTGCAAGTCCTTGAGGATGGCAATCAGCAGATCCAGGTGGTCGGACTGCAGGAGCAGGAGGTGTGTAGTGTGGAGGATGTGCTGAACCTCGTGGAACTAGGAAACAGCTGTCGGACTTCTGGACAGACATCAGTCAATGCCCACTCTTCCAGGAGCCACGCTGTGTTCCAGATCATCCTAAAGTCAGGAGGGAACCTGCATGGCAAGTTCTCCCTCGTTGACTTAGCTGGGAACGAAAGGGGAGCAGATACTGCCAAAGCCAACAGGAAAAGGCAGCTGGAAGGGGCAGAGATTAATAAAAGTCTGCTGGCGCTCAAAGAATGCATCCGGGCTTTGGGTCAGAACAAGTCTCACACCCCATTCAGAGCCAGCAAACTGACGCAGGTGCTCCGGGACTCCTTTATAGGCCAGAATTCCTCCACTTGTATGATTGCTACGATTTCTCCAGGGATGGCCTCTTGTGAAAACACCCTCAACACTTTAAGATATGCAAACAGAGTGAAAGAATTGACTCTGGATTTCAGGCCCCACCATCGCTGTCTCTATCCGGTTGGACCTGAGGTGCCAAGGATGTTGGAAAATCACATTACAGATTCAAAAACATCCCTTCAGGGGGAtggatttattaaaatttctggtGATATTCAgagtgagaaggaaaaacaggttAAAGACATTGAAACGTTACCCACTCCATTAGCAGAGGATACAAGGACTTCATGGAAGGGATCAAGCCAAGGGCCAGGGAAAAACATACAGGAGACAGCTGGTGGGGTAAACTGTGATGTTGATTTTTGCATTGCCCAGTTATTGTCCATTTTGGATCAGAAAATAGGAATTCTGACTGAGattcaaaagaaactgaaattattaCGAGCTGACCTCCAAAAGAAGACCAAGTATGGTGGAGCCAGTGGCAAGAGGACAGATCTGAAATGA